From Planctomycetota bacterium, a single genomic window includes:
- a CDS encoding F0F1 ATP synthase subunit epsilon encodes QVRGVVLPAHDGLVGILTGRAPMLVKLGTGELRAEVTSGTSRQFSISGGVAQMKDNKLVVLTEQATEATV; translated from the coding sequence GCAGGTTCGCGGCGTCGTCCTGCCCGCCCACGACGGCCTGGTCGGCATCCTGACCGGACGCGCGCCCATGCTCGTCAAGCTCGGCACGGGCGAGCTTCGCGCCGAGGTCACCTCCGGCACCAGCCGGCAGTTTTCCATCTCCGGTGGCGTCGCTCAGATGAAGGACAACAAACTCGTCGTCCTGACCGAGCAAGCGACCGAAGCGACGGTCTGA